A single Methanolobus sp. ZRKC5 DNA region contains:
- the argH gene encoding argininosuccinate lyase produces the protein MSDILRRGRLSSTPDKDIMDFTSSMAADKWIFEADVLVDMAHSIMLKEQGIIKEEDCSAILQGLFKIKGEGIEALDYSYEDIHISLEARLIDMVGEEVGGRMHSGRSRNDEVATCIRIRLRDELLSLMEELVALRASLIDKAADNINTLMPGFTHLQHAQPTTLAHHLIAHSDALSRDTARVSDAFSRVNKSPLGAAAFASTGFDLNRERTCSLLGFGGIIENSMDAVSSRDFLIESASVMANIMINLSKMAEEIVIWSSTEFNFIELDDMYASTSSIMPQKKNPDTAELMRGKSGVAVGSLMTLLTICKGLPLSYNRDLQEATPNAWRSVETTRSAVRIMAGMIGTMKVNVEVMAAQSSTGFTTATELADTMVRAAGIPFRTAHQIVGVLAKGDGNPSLAEIDEVAQDVLGGSLSSRGLTAEMITEALDPILNINKRNVTGGPAPDEISRAIAAREDTLEEEKFAIAELNIRIENSLSRLFAAAQECIDQQGK, from the coding sequence ATGAGCGATATTTTACGCAGAGGGCGCCTGTCTTCCACTCCTGACAAGGATATAATGGATTTTACATCTTCAATGGCAGCTGACAAATGGATATTTGAGGCTGATGTTCTGGTGGATATGGCACATAGCATCATGTTAAAAGAGCAGGGAATTATCAAAGAAGAAGATTGCAGTGCTATTCTTCAGGGTCTTTTTAAGATAAAAGGTGAGGGAATAGAGGCTCTTGATTATAGTTATGAAGATATTCATATCTCACTTGAGGCCAGACTTATTGACATGGTCGGTGAAGAGGTAGGTGGCAGAATGCATTCTGGTCGTTCCCGCAATGATGAAGTTGCAACTTGTATAAGGATCAGATTAAGGGATGAGTTGCTTTCTCTTATGGAAGAACTGGTTGCATTGCGTGCTTCTCTTATCGATAAAGCTGCAGATAACATCAATACTCTTATGCCGGGTTTTACACACCTGCAACATGCACAACCAACAACATTGGCTCATCATCTAATCGCACACTCTGATGCTCTGTCAAGGGATACAGCCCGTGTTTCAGATGCATTTTCAAGGGTAAATAAAAGTCCTCTTGGAGCAGCAGCTTTTGCATCAACTGGCTTTGATCTGAACAGGGAAAGGACTTGTTCTCTCCTTGGTTTTGGGGGAATTATTGAAAACTCAATGGATGCTGTGAGCAGCCGTGATTTTCTAATAGAATCCGCTTCTGTGATGGCCAATATCATGATAAATCTCAGTAAGATGGCAGAGGAGATCGTTATATGGTCCAGTACAGAATTCAATTTCATAGAATTGGATGATATGTATGCTTCTACATCATCAATTATGCCCCAGAAGAAAAATCCGGATACTGCCGAACTCATGCGAGGTAAGTCAGGTGTTGCTGTGGGCTCTCTCATGACACTTTTGACCATTTGCAAAGGTCTTCCATTAAGCTATAACCGAGACCTTCAGGAAGCCACTCCAAATGCATGGCGTTCAGTTGAAACGACTCGAAGTGCTGTTCGTATCATGGCAGGAATGATCGGGACCATGAAGGTGAATGTTGAGGTTATGGCAGCACAATCAAGTACAGGGTTCACAACAGCTACGGAATTAGCTGACACAATGGTAAGGGCTGCTGGAATTCCATTCAGGACCGCACATCAGATAGTCGGAGTTCTTGCAAAGGGTGACGGAAATCCTTCTCTTGCCGAGATTGATGAAGTCGCACAGGATGTTCTTGGTGGAAGTCTAAGTTCCAGAGGTCTGACTGCAGAGATGATCACAGAAGCTCTTGATCCAATACTGAATATTAATAAGAGGAACGTGACTGGTGGGCCAGCTCCAGATGAGATCAGCAGGGCAATCGCTGCACGTGAAGACACTCTTGAAGAAGAAAAGTTTGCAATAGCTGAGTTGAACATAAGGATTGAGAATTCTCTTAGCCGATTATTTGCAGCAGCGCAGGAATGTATTGATCAGCAGGGAAAATAA
- the gatD gene encoding Glu-tRNA(Gln) amidotransferase subunit GatD codes for MSKNCMLHSRTFEEGDRVKVEKDGVEYEGIAMPSTTGHIVIKMVSGYNAGIDPRGATVSVIQLKEDMEVSVKPAQKTEIETKGKSTLPKVSILSTGGTIASKIDYRTGAVTSQFSADDILQAIPELTEIANFSGKAIYNILSENMKAEYWQELSRAVVEEIKGGANGIIIAHGTDTMMYSAAALSFMIDTPVPIVFVGSQRSADRPSSDNAMNAICAAKVAVSDIAEVTVVMHSEASDDKCSIHRATKVRKMHTSRRDAFRSINSEPIGYVDYSTGEILTSLPYVKRDEKELAISDSLESKCALVKFTPGASPDILAYFIDAGYKGIVIEGTGLGHVSTDWVPQLERATSQQIPVIITSQCLNGRICDRVYDTGRDILKAGVIEGEDMLPEVALVKMMWVLGQSDSYDTAMDMLKDNIRSEINERSCD; via the coding sequence ATGTCAAAGAATTGTATGTTGCATAGCAGAACATTTGAAGAGGGCGACCGAGTAAAGGTTGAGAAAGATGGTGTTGAGTATGAAGGTATAGCAATGCCCAGCACCACCGGACATATTGTGATCAAGATGGTCAGTGGTTACAATGCTGGTATTGACCCACGAGGTGCTACTGTTTCCGTGATCCAGCTAAAAGAGGATATGGAAGTTTCCGTTAAACCAGCTCAAAAAACGGAGATAGAAACAAAGGGAAAATCCACTCTTCCGAAAGTGTCTATCCTGTCTACGGGTGGAACCATTGCCAGCAAAATAGATTACAGGACTGGTGCTGTGACCTCACAGTTCTCGGCAGATGATATTTTGCAGGCTATTCCTGAACTTACCGAAATCGCAAATTTCAGTGGAAAGGCTATCTACAATATTCTTTCTGAGAACATGAAGGCTGAGTACTGGCAGGAACTTTCAAGGGCTGTTGTGGAAGAGATAAAAGGCGGTGCTAATGGTATAATAATAGCCCACGGCACTGACACCATGATGTATTCTGCCGCAGCATTGTCATTCATGATTGACACCCCAGTGCCAATTGTGTTTGTAGGTTCACAGAGAAGTGCTGACAGGCCAAGCAGTGACAATGCTATGAATGCAATTTGTGCTGCAAAGGTTGCTGTAAGTGACATTGCCGAGGTTACAGTTGTCATGCACAGTGAAGCATCAGACGACAAATGTTCAATTCATCGTGCAACCAAGGTACGCAAGATGCACACATCCAGAAGGGATGCATTTAGGTCGATCAACTCCGAGCCTATCGGCTATGTGGACTATTCCACAGGAGAAATTCTTACGTCACTTCCTTACGTTAAAAGAGATGAAAAGGAACTGGCAATCAGTGATTCTCTTGAATCCAAATGTGCCCTTGTGAAATTCACTCCGGGTGCAAGCCCTGATATACTGGCCTACTTCATTGATGCAGGTTACAAAGGCATAGTTATTGAAGGTACGGGACTTGGGCATGTATCAACTGACTGGGTACCACAGTTAGAGAGAGCCACATCACAACAGATTCCTGTTATAATCACTTCCCAGTGCCTTAATGGTCGGATATGTGACAGAGTCTATGATACAGGCAGGGACATATTGAAAGCCGGTGTCATCGAAGGTGAGGATATGCTACCTGAAGTCGCTCTTGTCAAGATGATGTGGGTACTTGGGCAGTCAGATAGTTATGACACTGCAATGGATATGTTGAAAGATAATATCAGGTCCGAGATAAATGAAAGAAGCTGTGATTGA
- the aspS gene encoding aspartate--tRNA(Asn) ligase, whose amino-acid sequence MSLAALRTHYTSQINPEELGDQKVTVAGWVHEVRDLGGICFVVLRDREGRAQITLVKKKTDPELLDQARKLVRESVVSITGSVKPEGKAPNGYEVIPDEITVLNEAESPLPMDTTGKVEAELDTRLDSRFIDLRRERTTAIFRIRHEVLRAVRGFLTDTGFIETSSPKVVATATEGGTSLFPITYFDREAFLNQSPQLFKQILMSGGLDRVFEIGPIFRAEEHDTRRHLNEATSIDIEASFCDHFDVMEILEEMVAYVYEQVIENASDSLTSIGVELKVPALPFKRVTYDEAIEIVNANTDEMLNWGDDLGTAAEHTIGEYVFKETGESHYFIIDWPTEIKPFYAMPYEDNPLLSKGFDMMHRTMELSSGAQRIHIPELLISRIESQGLDPEGFEFYLKAFRYGMPPHAGWGIGCERLVMTMLGVENIRDVVLFPRDRRRLSP is encoded by the coding sequence ATGTCATTAGCAGCTCTTAGAACGCATTATACGTCACAGATCAACCCGGAGGAATTGGGTGACCAGAAGGTCACTGTCGCCGGATGGGTACATGAGGTACGTGACCTCGGTGGAATTTGTTTTGTTGTGCTCAGGGACCGTGAAGGAAGGGCCCAGATCACACTGGTGAAAAAGAAGACTGATCCGGAACTTCTGGACCAGGCAAGGAAACTTGTCAGAGAATCAGTAGTATCTATTACAGGTAGCGTTAAACCGGAAGGAAAGGCTCCAAATGGATACGAGGTCATTCCTGATGAGATAACAGTTCTCAACGAGGCTGAGTCACCACTTCCAATGGATACAACCGGAAAGGTTGAAGCTGAACTTGACACTCGTCTTGATTCAAGGTTCATCGACCTTAGAAGGGAAAGGACCACAGCTATCTTCAGAATAAGACATGAAGTACTTCGGGCTGTCAGAGGTTTCCTCACAGATACCGGGTTCATTGAAACTTCCAGTCCAAAAGTCGTGGCAACAGCAACAGAAGGTGGAACATCCCTTTTCCCGATCACATATTTTGACAGGGAAGCTTTCCTCAACCAGAGTCCTCAACTCTTCAAACAGATCCTTATGTCTGGTGGGCTTGACAGGGTATTTGAGATTGGTCCTATTTTCAGGGCAGAGGAACACGACACCCGCAGGCACCTTAACGAAGCAACATCAATTGATATAGAAGCAAGCTTCTGTGATCACTTTGATGTAATGGAAATCCTTGAAGAGATGGTAGCTTACGTATATGAGCAGGTAATTGAGAATGCATCCGATTCACTCACATCTATTGGTGTCGAGCTAAAGGTACCAGCACTTCCTTTCAAGAGAGTTACCTATGATGAGGCTATCGAAATCGTCAATGCAAACACTGACGAGATGCTCAACTGGGGAGATGACCTTGGTACTGCTGCAGAACATACCATTGGTGAGTATGTTTTCAAGGAAACCGGTGAATCACACTACTTTATCATTGACTGGCCAACCGAGATAAAGCCGTTCTACGCAATGCCTTATGAGGACAATCCACTTCTTTCAAAGGGATTTGACATGATGCACAGGACAATGGAACTCTCATCCGGTGCACAGCGTATACACATTCCTGAGCTTCTCATAAGCAGAATTGAGTCACAGGGTCTTGACCCAGAAGGATTCGAGTTCTATCTTAAGGCTTTCAGGTACGGTATGCCTCCACACGCAGGATGGGGTATTGGATGTGAAAGGCTTGTCATGACCATGCTTGGTGTTGAGAACATCCGTGATGTCGTACTCTTCCCAAGAGACAGGCGAAGACTTTCTCCATAA
- the rpiA gene encoding ribose 5-phosphate isomerase A, with protein sequence MKERNPVGESPEKKAAGFAAADLVKDGMVVGLGTGSTTAYTIAELGRRVAGGLDIIAVVTSYQSEMLAIEAGITLTSLAEHPELDVAIDGADQVDGALNVIKGGGAAHTREKVVSHSAKRFVIVADDSKVSEQLNHYVPLEVLPYAKEFVSKEIRKIGGDPVLRLASRKDGPVISDNGNFIIDASFGVIEDPIAMSTVLSQITGIVEHGIFTNTDEVYIGNKDGSVTILK encoded by the coding sequence ATGAAAGAAAGAAATCCAGTCGGAGAAAGTCCGGAAAAGAAGGCTGCAGGATTTGCAGCTGCTGACCTTGTCAAAGATGGTATGGTCGTCGGTCTTGGTACCGGCTCGACCACCGCATACACAATAGCCGAGCTTGGAAGGCGTGTTGCCGGTGGACTTGACATCATTGCAGTTGTAACATCATACCAGTCAGAAATGCTTGCTATTGAAGCAGGTATTACCCTGACATCACTTGCTGAGCATCCAGAGCTCGATGTAGCTATCGATGGTGCTGATCAGGTTGATGGTGCCTTGAATGTTATCAAGGGCGGTGGTGCTGCACACACACGTGAGAAGGTCGTTTCACATTCTGCAAAGCGCTTTGTGATAGTTGCTGACGATTCAAAGGTAAGTGAACAATTGAATCACTATGTTCCACTGGAAGTGCTTCCTTATGCAAAAGAATTTGTATCAAAAGAGATAAGGAAAATCGGAGGAGACCCGGTGCTGCGTCTTGCATCAAGAAAAGATGGTCCGGTTATATCCGATAATGGAAATTTCATAATCGATGCAAGCTTTGGTGTAATTGAGGATCCAATTGCTATGTCTACTGTTCTTTCGCAGATCACTGGCATTGTAGAGCATGGCATCTTTACCAATACTGACGAGGTCTATATTGGCAATAAAGATGGTTCAGTCACCATACTGAAGTAA
- a CDS encoding TrkA C-terminal domain-containing protein, whose translation MSPKEIKYIPRNLKDLLTEMKDTSELMVDLAYSAMVYDDEDIAEEVIRLEEKMDTLDYHMKIAAMLSTRRVEEAEEMSGVLQVARASENISNAAGDIAKIVLMDMGIPRELNLAMREADETIARATVGEDSVIAGRNLEDIEFDTEAGMWIIAIRRNDEWIYDPSHHTRIRPDDVLFARGHDEGVPLFIELVTNLKYVPREMQHERFLIDLEKAVDIIVEMKNMGELSVGLAYSALLFDNEDIAHEVKALESEMDSMKHELQHWVLETAKHVPDVNILRGLLQLANSAEAISDAAYTIADTVLRDIDLHPIITIAVRESDEVITKLIVQDCSPIVEKTFGQLKLETETGVHVMAIKRGERWVYRPNKRTVVQSGDILVARGSRTGEEALFEMCACPLDDKNNS comes from the coding sequence ATGAGTCCCAAGGAAATAAAGTATATTCCACGCAATCTCAAAGACCTTTTAACAGAGATGAAGGATACATCCGAACTCATGGTAGACCTTGCGTATTCAGCTATGGTCTATGATGACGAGGATATTGCAGAAGAAGTGATCCGTCTTGAAGAAAAGATGGATACACTTGATTACCACATGAAAATAGCAGCCATGCTCAGTACAAGACGTGTTGAAGAGGCAGAAGAGATGTCCGGTGTGCTTCAGGTGGCTCGTGCATCTGAAAACATATCCAATGCAGCCGGCGACATTGCCAAAATCGTTCTAATGGACATGGGTATCCCCAGGGAACTAAATCTTGCAATGAGGGAAGCTGACGAAACTATTGCCAGGGCAACTGTAGGTGAAGACTCGGTAATTGCAGGTCGAAATCTGGAAGATATTGAATTCGATACTGAAGCCGGAATGTGGATAATCGCCATTCGCAGAAATGATGAATGGATATATGATCCGAGTCATCATACCCGCATAAGACCTGATGATGTGCTTTTTGCACGTGGTCATGATGAAGGTGTTCCTCTTTTTATTGAACTTGTAACAAATCTCAAGTATGTACCAAGGGAAATGCAGCATGAGAGATTCCTGATAGATCTTGAGAAAGCTGTTGATATTATTGTGGAAATGAAGAACATGGGTGAACTTTCCGTAGGACTTGCCTATTCTGCCCTGTTATTCGACAATGAAGACATTGCGCATGAAGTAAAAGCTCTTGAATCCGAAATGGACTCCATGAAGCATGAGCTCCAGCACTGGGTACTCGAAACTGCAAAACATGTTCCTGATGTGAACATTCTTCGTGGACTCCTGCAGCTTGCAAATTCTGCTGAAGCAATCTCAGATGCCGCTTACACCATCGCAGATACAGTTCTCAGAGATATCGATCTGCACCCAATAATAACCATAGCTGTCAGAGAATCCGACGAGGTTATCACCAAACTGATTGTTCAGGACTGCTCACCAATTGTCGAGAAGACATTTGGTCAGTTAAAGCTTGAAACTGAAACTGGTGTACATGTGATGGCAATTAAAAGAGGGGAAAGGTGGGTTTACAGACCTAACAAAAGAACAGTTGTCCAGTCAGGTGATATACTCGTAGCCAGGGGTTCACGCACAGGAGAAGAAGCATTGTTTGAAATGTGTGCCTGTCCACTTGACGATAAAAATAATTCCTGA
- a CDS encoding magnesium transporter: protein MSYYTVKGILARGFPILLLTSVIGIFAGQILNIEIEKLISMPIILVLIPALIKIGGDTGSMLGARLSSSFHMGLGSHLRRNPVVRNSVLAALIVGLSACFFVGIVVWITGTILGIGLPFITLMALCLIAGSFELLAVFSATITIAFASHRFGVDPDDTVIPLIATLGDLIGVIGIFVTIHILNII from the coding sequence ATGAGCTACTATACAGTCAAAGGAATATTGGCCAGAGGCTTCCCCATTCTTCTGCTCACATCGGTCATAGGCATATTCGCAGGCCAGATACTCAATATTGAAATTGAGAAACTGATCTCCATGCCCATCATACTTGTGCTCATACCTGCACTGATCAAGATTGGGGGAGATACAGGAAGCATGCTCGGTGCAAGACTGTCATCATCCTTTCACATGGGTCTTGGAAGTCATCTTCGAAGAAACCCGGTTGTCCGCAACAGTGTTCTTGCAGCCCTTATAGTAGGGCTTAGTGCCTGCTTCTTTGTGGGTATAGTAGTATGGATCACAGGAACAATTCTTGGAATTGGACTTCCATTCATAACACTCATGGCCCTGTGCCTTATAGCCGGCTCATTTGAGCTACTGGCTGTCTTTTCAGCCACCATCACAATCGCATTTGCATCTCACAGGTTTGGGGTGGACCCCGATGACACAGTAATTCCACTTATCGCCACCCTTGGCGACCTTATAGGTGTCATCGGAATATTCGTAACCATACATATCCTGAACATAATCTAA
- a CDS encoding magnesium transporter codes for MPYDSSDEDEDYEIELVEEYIGDYGSIRSIVREALPFELMATIGGVISGLILSGMSNELELIPGLIVITPAVLGMRGNISCTLGSRLGSAIHMGLITKIDRNPELINNVSGSLLLSLTMSFILGIVGHLITVGLGLQSAGAFTLTLIAVIAGVSSGLILAFVAVLLALGMFRFGFDPDNVVTPAIATIGDIVSMIMLFLAAKVVLMI; via the coding sequence ATGCCTTACGATTCAAGTGACGAAGACGAAGACTACGAGATAGAACTCGTCGAGGAGTACATTGGTGATTACGGTAGTATCCGGTCCATTGTACGTGAGGCTTTACCATTTGAACTCATGGCAACCATTGGAGGAGTTATTTCAGGACTTATTTTATCAGGCATGAGCAATGAGCTGGAACTAATACCAGGATTAATAGTCATCACACCCGCTGTACTTGGCATGAGAGGGAACATATCCTGCACACTGGGATCACGTCTTGGAAGTGCCATACACATGGGCCTTATCACAAAGATAGACCGCAATCCTGAACTTATAAACAATGTTTCAGGATCCCTCTTATTGAGTCTGACGATGTCTTTTATACTTGGAATAGTAGGTCATCTTATAACCGTGGGCCTTGGCCTGCAAAGTGCAGGAGCATTCACCTTGACATTGATCGCTGTCATAGCCGGAGTATCTTCAGGGCTCATCCTTGCATTCGTTGCGGTCCTGCTTGCACTTGGTATGTTCCGCTTCGGATTTGACCCGGATAACGTGGTAACTCCTGCTATTGCCACCATTGGTGACATCGTATCCATGATAATGCTCTTTCTGGCTGCAAAGGTGGTGCTTATGATATGA
- a CDS encoding Dabb family protein has product MLKHIVMWKLKEQAEGNTNIKNALFMKEMLETLKNSIPEIGMIEVGININSSAVAYDVVLYSEFKNEEAFKIYQDHPEHLKVAEFVGKINEGRVVVDYLD; this is encoded by the coding sequence ATGCTAAAACATATTGTTATGTGGAAATTAAAGGAGCAGGCTGAAGGAAATACCAATATCAAGAATGCTCTGTTCATGAAGGAAATGCTTGAGACTCTCAAGAATTCGATACCTGAGATTGGGATGATCGAGGTGGGAATTAATATCAATTCTTCGGCTGTTGCTTACGATGTTGTTCTTTATTCCGAGTTTAAAAATGAGGAGGCATTTAAGATTTACCAGGACCATCCTGAGCACCTGAAGGTTGCCGAATTTGTTGGCAAGATCAATGAGGGCAGGGTTGTTGTGGACTATCTGGATTGA
- a CDS encoding NAD(P)H-dependent oxidoreductase, producing MKVSVILGHPYEGSFNHAIANTVVSTLDSNGHDGCFHDLHKEGFNPLLQGKELVTDQSDDPLVQSHCSEIREADGIVIIHPNWWGQPPAMLKGWVDRVLREKIAYTFAEDDDGSGLPIGLLKAKAAVVFNTSNTLEERENTVFGDPLERIWKDCVFDFCGVTNFHRRIFRTIAGSSAEERQEWLAEVENMVNINFPQDDICLNGGMS from the coding sequence ATGAAGGTTTCTGTTATACTCGGTCATCCTTATGAAGGGAGCTTCAATCATGCTATTGCAAATACTGTAGTTAGTACTCTGGATTCTAACGGACATGATGGTTGTTTCCATGATTTGCATAAGGAAGGTTTCAATCCACTTCTCCAGGGTAAGGAGTTGGTAACTGACCAATCAGATGATCCACTTGTTCAATCACATTGTTCTGAGATCAGGGAGGCTGATGGAATTGTTATCATCCATCCAAACTGGTGGGGGCAGCCTCCGGCCATGCTGAAAGGATGGGTGGATCGTGTACTAAGAGAAAAGATAGCATACACGTTTGCAGAGGATGATGATGGCTCGGGTCTCCCCATCGGTCTTCTGAAAGCAAAGGCTGCTGTCGTATTCAATACTTCTAATACACTAGAGGAAAGGGAGAACACCGTTTTTGGCGATCCGCTGGAGAGGATATGGAAGGACTGTGTTTTTGATTTCTGCGGGGTCACTAATTTTCATCGCAGGATTTTTAGGACTATTGCGGGCAGTTCCGCGGAAGAGCGACAGGAGTGGCTTGCTGAGGTGGAAAATATGGTAAACATTAATTTCCCGCAAGATGATATTTGTTTAAACGGAGGAATGTCATGA